One stretch of Variovorax sp. TBS-050B DNA includes these proteins:
- the tssE gene encoding type VI secretion system baseplate subunit TssE, protein MAELGAQERLQPSLLDRLVDHAPEEKREGDDKRTLTKQALRAAVLRDLSWLFNATGYGLAMDDKTYPNAARSVINYGLPMLSGQFTSSVQRVSMEQALKNAILQFEPRILSRTLEVELVMEGPALDSHNSIGLQIRGMLWAQPVPVEFLMRSRVDLEEGRIEIEDMSKP, encoded by the coding sequence GTGGCTGAGCTCGGCGCGCAGGAGCGGCTGCAGCCCTCGCTGCTCGACCGCCTCGTCGACCATGCGCCGGAAGAGAAGCGCGAGGGCGACGACAAGCGCACCCTCACCAAGCAGGCGCTGCGCGCGGCCGTGCTGCGCGACCTGAGCTGGCTGTTCAATGCCACCGGCTACGGCCTGGCGATGGACGACAAGACCTATCCGAATGCAGCGCGCTCGGTCATCAACTACGGATTGCCTATGCTGTCTGGCCAGTTCACCTCGTCGGTGCAGCGTGTCAGCATGGAGCAGGCTCTGAAGAACGCGATCCTGCAGTTCGAGCCTCGCATCCTGTCACGCACCCTCGAAGTGGAACTCGTCATGGAAGGCCCCGCGCTCGATTCGCACAACAGCATCGGACTGCAGATCCGCGGCATGCTGTGGGCGCAGCCCGTGCCCGTCGAGTTCCTGATGCGCAGCCGCGTCGACCTGGAAGAGGGACGCATCGAGATCGAGGACATGTCAAAACCATGA
- the tssF gene encoding type VI secretion system baseplate subunit TssF, with product MDPRLLSLYEQELRYFRESSSEFARAFPKIANRLGIEGQEVADPYVERLIEATAFLSARVNLKLDAEYPRFTGHLLDIVYPHFLAPTPAMAVVSFAHDPDDANLATGPTLPRGAGLRARQAVGQNTYCEFRTSAAMRLWPLEVQRAQYFTYAPDLPLANHPQSRAIRGGLRMVLRTTAGLNFSQIALDELVLHLGGAEDVAWQLHECALGQPVGVLVRPLGAGGALQGEARSLPASAIGAVGFEDEEALLPVTATGFSGFRLLQEYFAFPQRFQFLRIGGLQSVLPSMPVTQVEIVLLFSRGDPALEKLVSADNVQLHCVPAVNLFNKRLDRVPLNEGVSQFHLVPDRTRPQDFEVHTVTEVVGHGAPGANAAAAEQVFRPFYSAFHGTRHSHPAYYTTTREPRMLSVRQRTEGHRSSHIGSEVYMQIVDPQHAPYAGTLRQLAVSALCTNRDLPLLLPMGRDNDFDCVDSFPAQRVRMVRGPSRPVSPVVSQGLGWRVLDHLALNYLSISDSTPQQGAAALRETLMLYAVHADEMRQGQVRGLLSVKSRPVARRLPMKGPIAFGRGLEVTLEVDKDAFHGHSVFLFGAVLARYLARHVEVNHFVETVVRIAGKGENMRWRPLCGTRQIL from the coding sequence ATGGACCCCCGGCTGCTGAGCCTGTACGAGCAGGAGCTCCGCTACTTCCGCGAGAGTTCGTCGGAGTTCGCGCGGGCCTTTCCGAAGATCGCGAACCGCCTCGGCATCGAGGGCCAGGAGGTCGCCGATCCCTACGTGGAGCGGCTGATCGAGGCCACGGCCTTCCTCTCGGCGCGCGTGAATCTCAAGCTCGATGCCGAGTACCCGCGCTTCACCGGCCATCTGCTCGACATCGTCTACCCGCACTTCCTCGCGCCCACGCCCGCGATGGCGGTGGTCTCGTTCGCGCACGATCCGGACGACGCCAACCTCGCCACCGGCCCCACGCTGCCGCGCGGCGCGGGCCTGCGCGCGCGCCAGGCCGTGGGCCAGAACACCTACTGCGAATTCCGCACCTCGGCCGCGATGCGGCTCTGGCCGCTGGAGGTGCAGCGCGCGCAGTACTTCACCTACGCGCCCGACCTGCCGCTCGCGAACCATCCGCAGTCGCGCGCGATCCGCGGCGGCCTGCGCATGGTGCTGCGCACCACCGCGGGCCTGAACTTCAGCCAGATCGCGCTCGACGAACTGGTGCTGCACCTCGGCGGCGCCGAGGACGTGGCCTGGCAGCTGCACGAATGCGCGCTCGGCCAGCCGGTGGGCGTGCTGGTGCGTCCGCTGGGCGCCGGCGGCGCACTGCAGGGCGAGGCGCGCAGCCTGCCAGCCAGCGCCATCGGCGCGGTGGGCTTCGAGGACGAGGAGGCGCTGCTGCCGGTCACGGCCACCGGCTTCTCGGGCTTCCGGCTGCTGCAGGAGTACTTCGCGTTCCCGCAGCGCTTCCAGTTCCTGCGGATCGGCGGGCTGCAGTCGGTGCTGCCTTCGATGCCCGTGACGCAGGTCGAGATCGTGCTGCTGTTCTCGCGCGGCGATCCGGCGCTCGAGAAGCTCGTGAGCGCCGACAACGTGCAGCTGCATTGCGTGCCCGCGGTCAACCTGTTCAACAAGCGGCTCGACCGCGTGCCGCTGAACGAAGGCGTGAGCCAATTCCATCTGGTGCCCGACCGCACCCGGCCGCAGGACTTCGAGGTGCACACCGTGACCGAGGTCGTCGGCCATGGCGCGCCGGGCGCGAACGCGGCGGCGGCCGAACAGGTGTTCCGGCCCTTCTATTCGGCCTTCCACGGTACGCGCCACAGCCATCCCGCCTACTACACGACCACGCGCGAGCCGCGCATGCTGTCGGTGCGCCAGCGCACCGAAGGGCACCGCAGCAGCCACATCGGCTCCGAGGTCTACATGCAGATCGTCGATCCGCAGCATGCGCCGTATGCGGGCACGCTGCGCCAGCTCGCGGTGTCGGCGCTGTGCACCAACCGCGACCTGCCGCTCCTGCTGCCGATGGGCCGCGACAACGACTTCGACTGCGTGGACTCCTTTCCCGCGCAGCGCGTGCGCATGGTGCGCGGGCCCTCGCGGCCGGTGTCGCCGGTGGTGAGCCAGGGCCTGGGCTGGCGCGTGCTCGACCACCTCGCGCTCAACTACCTGTCGATCTCCGACAGCACGCCGCAGCAGGGCGCCGCCGCGCTGCGCGAAACGCTGATGCTCTATGCCGTGCATGCCGACGAGATGCGCCAGGGCCAGGTGCGGGGGCTGCTCTCGGTGAAGAGCCGGCCGGTCGCGCGCCGCCTGCCGATGAAGGGGCCGATCGCCTTCGGGCGCGGGCTCGAGGTCACGCTGGAGGTCGACAAGGACGCCTTCCACGGCCATAGCGTGTTCCTGTTCGGCGCGGTGCTGGCGCGCTACCTCGCGCGCCATGTCGAGGTCAACCATTTCGTCGAGACCGTGGTGCGCATCGCGGGCAAGGGCGAGAACATGCGCTGGAGGCCGCTGTGCGGGACGCGCCAGATCCTCTAG
- the tssG gene encoding type VI secretion system baseplate subunit TssG, whose translation MRDAPDPLAAGTAPGTVAARVDAALAGWSAEPWAYDYFAVLRRLESAAATTPRWGRALLPSAEPVRVGQEPSLSFAPAAFSRFEPAGPHSPPRLRQHFFAYIGPNGPLPVHLSDFIRERSLNHGDPTWLAFLDSFLHRFSLHFYRAWAQARPAVALDRPNEDRFRLQVGALVGIGTPGRIDRDEIHDDARLHFSGWLARRVHNAESVEAVLCSYFGVPVKLERWVGHWMQLPAGELTRLGQGESSRAMGMGAMLGTRAWDRQHRVRLHIGPLDLAQYRMFLPIGDAQPVLARWMSQLLGDALEWDAELVLQKAQVPAARLGSAKGNAPRLGWIAWLGERTRAHDASDVRVDGRRAGRAAPAAGEAISAPLAFQ comes from the coding sequence GTGCGGGACGCGCCAGATCCTCTAGCCGCGGGCACCGCCCCCGGCACGGTGGCCGCGCGCGTCGACGCGGCGCTCGCCGGCTGGTCGGCCGAGCCCTGGGCCTACGACTACTTCGCGGTGCTGCGGCGGCTCGAATCGGCCGCCGCCACCACGCCGCGCTGGGGCCGCGCGCTGCTGCCGAGCGCCGAGCCGGTGCGGGTGGGCCAGGAGCCTTCGCTCTCGTTCGCGCCGGCCGCCTTCAGCCGCTTCGAGCCCGCCGGCCCGCATTCGCCGCCGCGGCTGCGCCAGCACTTCTTCGCCTACATCGGCCCCAACGGGCCGCTGCCGGTGCACCTGAGCGACTTCATCCGCGAGCGCAGCCTGAACCACGGCGACCCGACCTGGCTCGCCTTCCTCGACAGCTTCCTGCACCGCTTCTCGCTGCACTTCTACCGCGCCTGGGCGCAGGCCCGGCCCGCGGTCGCGCTCGACCGGCCGAACGAAGACCGCTTCCGGCTGCAGGTCGGGGCGCTCGTGGGCATCGGCACGCCGGGGCGCATCGACCGCGACGAGATCCATGACGACGCGCGGCTGCACTTCTCGGGCTGGCTCGCGCGCCGCGTGCACAACGCGGAGAGCGTGGAGGCGGTGCTTTGCAGCTACTTCGGCGTGCCGGTGAAGCTCGAGCGCTGGGTCGGCCACTGGATGCAGCTGCCCGCGGGCGAGCTCACACGGCTCGGGCAGGGCGAGAGTTCGCGCGCGATGGGCATGGGCGCGATGCTCGGCACCCGCGCCTGGGACCGCCAGCACCGCGTGCGGCTGCACATCGGCCCGCTCGACTTGGCGCAGTACCGCATGTTCCTGCCGATCGGCGATGCGCAGCCGGTGCTCGCGCGCTGGATGTCGCAGCTGCTCGGCGACGCGCTCGAATGGGATGCCGAGCTCGTGCTGCAGAAGGCGCAGGTGCCGGCCGCGCGGCTCGGCAGCGCCAAGGGCAACGCCCCGCGGCTCGGCTGGATCGCCTGGCTCGGCGAGCGCACGCGTGCGCACGACGCGAGCGACGTGCGCGTCGACGGCCGCCGCGCCGGCCGCGCCGCCCCCGCCGCCGGTGAAGCGATTTCCGCACCGCTGGCCTTTCAATGA
- the tssH gene encoding type VI secretion system ATPase TssH produces the protein MSEISRTALFGKLNSLAYKAIEGATVFCKMRGNPYVELEHWFAQLLQAQDSDLHRVIQHYGLDVSVIAKDMTAALDRLPRGATAISDFSPHIENAIERAWTYATLQFGEAQVRTGYLIVGMLKTQSLRNPLFGLSKQFEKVKLEDLCDNFAKICDASPEAQMRAQDGTGMGSGAPGEDSGAMAPAAMGKGDALKKFAVDLTEKAKKGEMDPVTGRDEEIRQIVDILMRRRQNNPLLTGEAGVGKTAVVEGFAQRLARGDVPPQLKDVKLLTLDIGLLQAGASMKGEFEQRLRQVIDEVQSSPTPIILFIDEIHTLVGAGGAAGTGDAANLLKPALARGNLRTIGATTWAEYKKYIEKDPALTRRFQVVQVPEPDETKAILMLRGVASVLEKHHRVQLLDEAIEAAVKLSHRYIPARQLPDKAVSLLDTACARVAVSQHATPPEVEDCMRRIEGLTVEQEIIGREEAIGIDVTRRAAQVAALLDESKTQLEALNARWQEEKALVDRLLELRGKLRAGNKPVDTALPPPLGEGRGGGATASQSPSASDAPPPPPQPSPSGGGSEDRAALLEELHALQAKIHAVQGESPLILPSVDEQAVASVVADWTGIPVGRMVKNEVEAVLKLADTLNQRVIGQKHGLEMIARRIQTSRARLDNPQKPIGVFMLCGTSGVGKTETALALAEALYGGEQNIITINMSEFQEAHTVSTLKGAPPGYVGYGEGGILTEAVRRRPYSVVLLDEVEKAHPDVHEIFFQVFDKGWMEDGEGRMIDFKNTIILLTTNAGSELVMSMCRDPELLPDPNALADALKAPLMKVFPPALLGRIVTIPYYPLSPEMMKKIVRLQLGRIKKRVETNHGVPFEYSDAVVEQVVARCQDPESGGRVIDAILTNTVLPTISVEYLQRLASGGEIRRVALDVKDADFTYAFD, from the coding sequence ATGAGTGAAATCAGCCGCACGGCCCTTTTCGGCAAGCTCAATTCGCTGGCGTACAAGGCCATCGAAGGTGCCACCGTGTTCTGCAAGATGCGCGGCAACCCGTACGTCGAGCTGGAGCACTGGTTCGCCCAGCTGCTGCAGGCGCAGGACTCCGACCTGCACCGCGTGATCCAGCACTACGGGCTCGACGTCTCGGTGATCGCCAAGGACATGACGGCCGCGCTCGACCGCCTGCCGCGCGGCGCCACCGCGATCAGCGACTTCTCGCCGCACATCGAGAACGCGATCGAGCGCGCATGGACCTACGCCACCCTGCAGTTCGGCGAGGCCCAGGTGCGCACCGGCTACCTGATCGTCGGCATGCTCAAGACGCAGAGCCTGCGCAACCCGCTGTTCGGCCTGTCGAAGCAGTTCGAGAAGGTCAAGCTCGAGGACCTGTGCGACAACTTCGCGAAGATCTGCGATGCCTCGCCCGAGGCGCAGATGCGCGCGCAGGACGGCACCGGGATGGGCAGCGGCGCACCGGGCGAGGATTCGGGCGCGATGGCGCCGGCCGCCATGGGCAAGGGCGATGCGCTCAAGAAGTTCGCGGTCGACCTGACCGAGAAGGCGAAGAAGGGCGAGATGGACCCGGTCACGGGCCGCGACGAGGAGATCCGCCAGATCGTCGACATCCTGATGCGCCGGCGCCAGAACAACCCGCTGCTCACGGGCGAGGCCGGCGTCGGCAAGACGGCCGTGGTCGAGGGCTTCGCGCAGCGCCTCGCGCGCGGCGACGTGCCGCCGCAGCTCAAGGACGTGAAGCTGCTCACGCTCGACATCGGCCTGCTGCAGGCCGGCGCGAGCATGAAGGGCGAGTTCGAGCAGCGGCTGCGCCAGGTGATCGATGAGGTGCAGAGCTCGCCGACGCCGATCATCCTGTTCATCGACGAGATCCACACGCTGGTGGGCGCGGGCGGCGCGGCCGGCACCGGCGATGCGGCCAACCTGCTCAAGCCCGCGCTCGCGCGCGGCAACCTGCGCACCATCGGCGCCACCACCTGGGCCGAGTACAAGAAGTACATCGAGAAGGACCCGGCGCTCACGCGGCGCTTCCAGGTGGTGCAGGTGCCCGAGCCCGATGAGACCAAGGCGATCCTGATGCTGCGCGGGGTGGCCAGCGTGCTCGAGAAGCACCACCGCGTGCAGCTGCTCGACGAGGCGATCGAGGCCGCCGTCAAGCTGAGCCACCGCTACATTCCGGCGCGGCAATTGCCCGACAAGGCCGTGAGCCTGCTCGACACCGCCTGCGCGCGCGTGGCCGTGAGCCAGCATGCGACCCCGCCCGAGGTCGAGGACTGCATGCGCCGCATCGAGGGCCTCACGGTCGAGCAGGAGATCATCGGCCGCGAGGAAGCGATCGGCATCGACGTGACCAGGCGCGCTGCACAGGTGGCGGCGCTGCTCGACGAATCGAAGACGCAGCTCGAAGCGCTCAATGCGCGCTGGCAGGAGGAGAAGGCACTGGTCGACCGGCTGCTGGAGCTGCGCGGCAAGCTGCGCGCAGGCAACAAGCCCGTCGACACTGCACTCCCTCCCCCGCTGGGGGAGGGCAGGGGTGGGGGCGCGACGGCCTCGCAATCACCGTCGGCCAGTGATGCGCCGCCGCCCCCACCCCAACCCTCCCCCAGCGGGGGAGGGAGCGAAGACCGGGCGGCACTGCTCGAGGAGCTGCATGCGCTGCAGGCCAAGATCCACGCGGTGCAGGGCGAGTCGCCGCTGATCCTGCCCTCGGTCGACGAGCAGGCCGTGGCCTCGGTCGTTGCCGACTGGACCGGCATCCCCGTCGGCCGCATGGTCAAGAACGAGGTCGAGGCGGTGCTCAAGCTCGCCGACACGCTCAACCAGCGCGTCATCGGCCAGAAGCACGGCCTCGAGATGATCGCGCGCCGCATCCAGACCAGCCGCGCGCGGCTCGACAACCCGCAGAAGCCGATCGGCGTGTTCATGCTCTGCGGCACCTCGGGCGTGGGCAAGACCGAGACCGCCCTTGCGCTGGCCGAGGCGCTCTACGGCGGCGAACAGAACATCATCACCATCAACATGAGCGAGTTCCAGGAGGCGCACACCGTCTCCACGCTCAAGGGCGCGCCCCCGGGCTACGTGGGCTACGGCGAGGGCGGCATCCTGACCGAGGCCGTGCGGCGGCGCCCCTACAGCGTGGTGCTGCTCGACGAGGTCGAGAAGGCGCACCCCGACGTGCACGAGATCTTCTTCCAGGTCTTCGACAAGGGCTGGATGGAGGACGGCGAGGGCCGCATGATCGACTTCAAGAACACGATCATCCTGCTCACCACCAACGCCGGCAGCGAGCTCGTGATGAGCATGTGCCGCGACCCCGAGCTGCTGCCCGATCCGAACGCGCTCGCCGATGCGCTCAAGGCGCCGCTGATGAAGGTGTTCCCGCCCGCGCTGCTGGGCCGCATCGTCACGATCCCGTACTACCCGCTCTCGCCCGAGATGATGAAGAAGATCGTGCGGCTGCAGCTGGGCCGCATCAAGAAGCGCGTCGAGACCAACCACGGCGTGCCCTTCGAGTACAGCGACGCGGTGGTCGAGCAGGTTGTCGCGCGCTGCCAGGACCCGGAGTCGGGCGGCCGCGTGATCGACGCGATCCTGACCAACACCGTGCTGCCGACCATCTCCGTCGAGTACCTGCAACGCCTCGCGTCGGGCGGCGAGATCCGCCGCGTGGCGCTGGACGTGAAGGATGCCGACTTCACCTACGCCTTCGATTGA
- the tssI gene encoding type VI secretion system tip protein TssI/VgrG, producing the protein MADHEFRIESDSPAKDDLMFWTIAGHEALARPSTYELTVLSENAYIKANDILGHAFDVVIGFLDVDGNKHERHCQGHAVRFTRGRQVGRYFRYQICLRSWFWLLTKRANSRILQDKPVLEIVNAVLEDSPIKRVKKLRSDNVVGTHPPRRYCVQFQESDYNYLSRLMEAEGIYYWFDAHDAPGTMHLSDASGIAHEKLAVDSKLRFVPSNVSEARFNEISEWIDVHRLDSGKYASRDVDYKAIKKLLSVEVDVSESHELSDLEVFEYPGNYFKGEEADASAKLHLEEFDGRRERHWGFTRWPDVAAGRSFKFEGDRDGLRDGEYVIGGCVFVVSHTGYEGTDESEPPQSLNALLHEAIRDDAVNADAMAAFVELIEQHPALRTGLRGNSAFLVTALPMESTFHPPRLTPRVTMPGPQSAIVCGPEGKELHVDEGRVMVHFHWDRYNDGDEKATCWIRCSQPWAGKNWGAYFVPRIGQEVIVEFMNGDPDRPIITGRVYNDDQPIPYKSPTQSGFKTRSTPGGGPANYNEIMFEDKKGEELVNIHAEKDMSRSVENDDSTSVGHDQNITVKNHQWTSVGKYRSVVVEDGNEDYVVNGHRSTYVQLDDGLTVDGHRTKLVSNGEETEITKGEHKLVVKAGDKNSFVTGNQLVWVSDGYTLSAMTVTMNIGGALTVAAGTMALGSQGDYTLSVGGKSGTHSRGPMTVSSDSNILVGTMSGNIDLIAQTVKSTSLTKADEVSFSTKSSFTAGFFTKTVAGLYGETFIGGQSKTTISVTIDNKIGLQLNSVVGPKIERLTAKAHQSTITSFMPGAGAGAGAPTTAGSLAGFAKSMGPDLIMLLGAVGSLGVGVYQASQQSFFGPSEADKNKAKEDLKKRLEKSSQETRNAVRNQLTELIGQAERAGKPEIAKRLEMIRFAASPHPLAPQGPVTRSTGGSFGDEGAGPKNPSGNLSY; encoded by the coding sequence ATGGCTGACCACGAATTCCGCATCGAGAGCGATTCGCCTGCGAAGGACGATCTGATGTTCTGGACCATCGCGGGCCACGAGGCCCTCGCACGGCCATCGACCTACGAGCTCACGGTGCTTTCGGAGAACGCCTACATCAAGGCGAACGACATCCTCGGCCACGCCTTCGACGTGGTGATCGGGTTTCTCGACGTCGACGGTAACAAGCACGAGCGGCACTGCCAGGGGCATGCGGTGCGCTTCACGCGCGGGCGGCAGGTGGGGCGCTACTTCCGCTACCAGATCTGCCTGCGCTCGTGGTTCTGGCTGCTCACCAAGCGCGCCAACTCGCGCATCCTGCAGGACAAGCCGGTGCTCGAGATCGTCAACGCGGTGCTCGAGGACAGCCCGATCAAGCGCGTGAAGAAGCTCCGCAGCGACAACGTGGTGGGCACGCACCCGCCGCGGCGCTACTGCGTGCAGTTCCAGGAGAGCGACTACAACTACCTCTCGCGCCTGATGGAGGCCGAGGGCATCTACTACTGGTTCGACGCGCATGACGCGCCGGGCACGATGCACCTGTCGGACGCCAGTGGCATCGCGCACGAGAAGCTCGCGGTCGATTCCAAGCTGCGCTTCGTGCCCTCGAACGTGAGCGAGGCCCGCTTCAACGAGATCAGCGAGTGGATCGACGTGCATCGGCTCGACAGCGGCAAGTACGCGTCGCGCGACGTGGACTACAAGGCGATCAAGAAGCTCCTGAGCGTGGAAGTCGACGTGTCGGAAAGCCATGAGCTCTCCGACCTGGAGGTGTTCGAATACCCGGGCAACTACTTCAAGGGCGAGGAGGCCGACGCATCGGCCAAGCTGCACCTCGAGGAGTTCGACGGACGCCGCGAACGCCACTGGGGCTTCACCCGCTGGCCCGACGTCGCGGCGGGCCGCAGCTTCAAGTTCGAGGGCGACCGCGACGGCCTGCGCGACGGCGAGTACGTGATCGGCGGCTGCGTCTTCGTGGTCAGCCACACGGGCTACGAGGGCACCGACGAATCCGAGCCGCCGCAGTCGCTCAATGCGCTCTTGCACGAAGCCATCCGCGACGACGCGGTCAACGCCGACGCCATGGCCGCCTTCGTCGAGCTGATCGAGCAGCATCCGGCGCTGCGCACCGGCCTGCGAGGCAACAGCGCCTTCCTCGTCACCGCACTGCCGATGGAGAGCACCTTCCATCCGCCGCGCCTCACGCCGCGCGTGACGATGCCTGGACCGCAGAGCGCGATCGTCTGCGGCCCCGAGGGCAAGGAGCTCCACGTGGACGAGGGCCGCGTGATGGTCCATTTCCACTGGGACCGCTACAACGACGGCGACGAGAAGGCCACCTGCTGGATCCGCTGCTCGCAGCCCTGGGCCGGCAAGAACTGGGGCGCCTACTTCGTGCCGCGCATCGGCCAGGAGGTGATCGTCGAGTTCATGAATGGCGACCCCGATCGCCCGATCATCACCGGACGGGTCTACAACGACGACCAGCCGATCCCGTACAAGTCGCCAACGCAGAGCGGCTTCAAGACGCGCTCCACGCCGGGCGGTGGTCCCGCGAACTACAACGAGATCATGTTCGAGGACAAGAAGGGGGAGGAGCTGGTCAATATCCACGCCGAGAAGGACATGTCGCGCTCGGTGGAGAACGATGATTCGACCTCCGTCGGCCATGACCAGAACATCACGGTCAAGAACCACCAATGGACTTCGGTGGGGAAGTACCGATCGGTGGTCGTGGAGGACGGCAACGAAGACTACGTCGTCAACGGCCACCGCTCGACCTATGTCCAGCTCGACGACGGCCTGACGGTCGACGGGCACCGCACCAAGCTGGTCTCGAACGGCGAGGAAACGGAGATCACCAAGGGCGAGCACAAGCTGGTGGTGAAAGCCGGGGACAAGAACAGCTTCGTCACGGGCAACCAGCTCGTGTGGGTGAGTGACGGCTACACGCTGTCGGCGATGACGGTCACGATGAATATCGGTGGGGCCCTGACGGTGGCCGCCGGCACGATGGCCCTGGGGAGCCAGGGGGACTACACGCTGTCGGTGGGAGGAAAGAGCGGCACGCACTCCAGGGGGCCGATGACGGTCTCGAGCGACTCGAACATCCTGGTGGGAACGATGTCCGGCAACATCGACCTGATCGCGCAGACGGTCAAGTCCACCTCTCTGACCAAGGCCGACGAGGTGTCGTTCTCGACCAAGAGCTCCTTCACGGCGGGTTTCTTCACGAAGACCGTCGCCGGGCTCTATGGCGAGACTTTCATCGGCGGCCAGTCGAAGACCACGATATCGGTGACCATCGACAACAAGATCGGGTTGCAGCTCAATTCCGTCGTGGGACCGAAGATCGAGCGGCTCACCGCCAAGGCACATCAGTCGACGATCACTTCATTCATGCCCGGCGCGGGAGCGGGGGCCGGCGCACCCACAACGGCTGGCTCGCTGGCTGGGTTCGCCAAGTCCATGGGCCCGGACCTCATCATGCTGCTCGGCGCGGTGGGGTCGCTGGGCGTGGGTGTCTATCAAGCCAGCCAGCAGAGCTTCTTCGGGCCTTCGGAGGCCGACAAGAACAAGGCCAAGGAAGACCTGAAGAAGCGCCTGGAGAAATCCTCGCAGGAAACTCGCAACGCGGTGCGCAATC